A genomic region of Eucalyptus grandis isolate ANBG69807.140 chromosome 5, ASM1654582v1, whole genome shotgun sequence contains the following coding sequences:
- the LOC104414251 gene encoding LOW QUALITY PROTEIN: crocetin glucosyltransferase, chloroplastic-like (The sequence of the model RefSeq protein was modified relative to this genomic sequence to represent the inferred CDS: inserted 1 base in 1 codon) translates to MAPPHFLLVTFPAQGHINPALQFAKRLLRSGAEVTFATSVSACHRMSKGRASPEGLHFAPFSDGYDDGFKMGDNVSQFMSELRHRGSEKLKDLMASSAGEGRPYTCLVYSLLLPWAAEVAREFHVPSALLWIQPATVLDMYYYYFNGYGEFIENNCIDPSCSFELPGLPYKFTSRDLPSFFLPSRSDAYDVALPTFKDQLDTLNQENNARILVNTFDSLEPEALRAIDRYNLVGIGPLIPSAFLDGKDPSDTSFGGDLFHKSKEYTDWLDSKAPASVVYVSFGSIAEISKRQAEELACALLDCGRPFLWVIRAKQNGEEEKDEDRLSRMQELEEKGMIVPWCSQLEVLSHPSLGCFLSHCGWNSTLESLALGIPVVAFPQWTDQGTNAKLIEDVWRTGIRVRPNXEGLVEAGEIRRCLETVMADGEMREEVRRNAAKWKESAREAAREGGSSDRNLKAFIEEVAA, encoded by the exons CCTGCCACCGCATGTCCAAGGGCAGGGCCTCCCCGGAGGGCCTCCACTTCGCCCCCTTCTCTGACGGCTACGACGACGGGTTCAAGATGGGGGAcaacgtgtcacaattcatgtCCGAGCTCAGGCACCGCGGCTCTGAGAAGCTCAAGGACCTCATGGCGTCGAgtgcgggcgagggccgcccctACACCTGCTTGGTGTACAGCTTGCTTCTCCCGTGGGCTGCCGAGGTGGCACGCGAGTTCCATGTGCCCTCGGCCCTCCTGTGGATTCAGCCCGCCACGGTCCTTGACATGTACTATTATTACTTCAACGGCTATGGCGAATTCATAGAAAATAACTGCATCGACCCTTCATGTTCGTTCGAGTTGCCGGGTCTCCCCTACAAGTTCACTAGCCGCGACTtgccttcattttttttgcCGAGCCGCTCGGATGCATACGATGTTGCGTTGCCGACTTTCAAAGACCAGCTCGACACGCTCAACCAAGAAAACAATGCAAGGATACTGGTGAATACCTTCGACTCGCTAGAGCCGGAGGCCTTGAGAGCGATCGACAGGTACAACTTGGTGGGGATAGGGCCGTTGATACCCTCGGCTTTCCTCGATGGGAAAGACCCGTCGGACACGTCCTTTGGCGGCGACCTCTTCCACAAGTCCAAGGAGTACACTGATTGGCTGGACTCCAAGGCCCCGGCGTCGGTCGTCTATGTGTCGTTTGGGAGCATCGCAGAGATATCGAAGAGGCAGGCAGAGGAGCTCGCCTGCGCGTTGCTCGACTGCGGGCGACCGTTCTTGTGGGTCATAAGAGCAAAACAAAAcggagaggaagagaaggacgAGGATAGATTGAGCCGCATGCAGGAATTGGAAGAGAAAGGAATGATAGTGCCGTGGTGTTCGCAGCTCGAGGTGTTGTCGCACCCCTCCCTCGGGTGCTTTCTGTCgcactgcgggtggaactcgaCCCTCGAGAGCCTCGCGCTCGGCATCCCCGTGGTGGCGTTCCCGCAGTGGACGGACCAGGGGACGAACGCTAAGCTCATCGAGGATGTGTGGCGGACTGGGATTCGTGTGAGGCCAA GGGAAGGGTTGGTGGAGGCGGGGGAGATAAGGAGGTGCTTGGAGACGGTGATGGCCGATGGGGAGATGAGGGAGGAGGTGAGGAGGAATGCGGCCAAGTGGAAGGAGTCGGCGAGGGAGGCGGCGAGAGAAGGCGGGTCGTCGGACCGGAACTTGAAGGCTTTCATCGAAGAG GTTGCTGCATGA